One Roseomonas sp. OT10 DNA window includes the following coding sequences:
- a CDS encoding phosphoserine transaminase produces MTAPAKPAPRKPTRRPANPCFSSGPCAKRPGWSLAALEGALVGRSHRATDPKARIAEVIERSKAVLRLPPGWRLGIVPASDTGAVEMALWSLLGPRPVDVLVWESFSKEWATDIIGQLRLDGARVLEAPYGSLPDLAAADWSHDVVFVWNGTTSGVRLPHGDWIPADRQGLAICDATSAAFAMDLPWDRLDVVTWSWQKVLGGEAAHGMLALSPRAVARLEGFRTDRPLPKIFRLTKGGKLIEGIFQGDTINTPSMLCVEDALDGLRWAESVGGLPGLVARSEANLAAVARWAEASGWAAFLAEAPETRSCTSICLRIKAPWFTALDAAAQARATKEMAAMIEAEGAGFDLAPYRDAPPGFRLWGGATVDTADVEALLPWLDWAVAQVEAQQARRAA; encoded by the coding sequence ATGACGGCCCCCGCGAAGCCCGCCCCCCGGAAGCCCACGCGGCGGCCGGCCAACCCGTGTTTCTCCTCCGGCCCCTGCGCCAAGCGGCCCGGCTGGTCGCTCGCGGCCCTGGAGGGCGCGCTGGTCGGGCGCAGCCATCGCGCGACGGACCCGAAGGCGCGGATCGCCGAGGTGATCGAGCGGTCGAAGGCGGTGCTGCGACTGCCGCCGGGCTGGCGGCTGGGCATCGTGCCCGCCTCCGACACCGGCGCGGTGGAGATGGCGCTGTGGTCGCTGCTCGGCCCGCGCCCGGTGGACGTGCTGGTCTGGGAGTCCTTCTCGAAGGAATGGGCGACAGACATCATCGGCCAGCTTCGCCTGGACGGGGCGCGGGTGCTGGAGGCACCCTATGGCAGCCTGCCCGACCTCGCCGCGGCCGACTGGTCGCATGACGTGGTCTTCGTCTGGAACGGCACCACCTCCGGCGTGCGCCTGCCGCACGGGGACTGGATCCCGGCCGACCGGCAGGGGCTGGCGATCTGCGACGCGACCTCCGCCGCCTTCGCCATGGACCTGCCCTGGGACCGGCTCGATGTCGTGACCTGGTCCTGGCAGAAGGTGCTGGGTGGCGAGGCGGCGCACGGGATGCTGGCGCTGTCGCCGCGCGCGGTGGCGCGGCTGGAGGGCTTCCGCACCGATCGGCCGCTGCCCAAGATCTTCCGTCTCACCAAGGGCGGGAAGCTGATCGAGGGCATCTTCCAGGGCGACACCATCAACACCCCCTCGATGCTCTGCGTCGAGGATGCGCTGGACGGGTTGCGCTGGGCCGAGTCCGTGGGCGGGCTGCCGGGGCTGGTCGCGCGATCCGAGGCGAACCTGGCCGCGGTGGCGCGCTGGGCGGAGGCGAGCGGCTGGGCGGCGTTCCTGGCCGAGGCACCGGAAACCCGTTCCTGCACCTCCATCTGCCTTCGCATCAAGGCACCCTGGTTCACGGCGCTGGACGCCGCCGCCCAGGCCAGGGCAACGAAGGAAATGGCGGCGATGATCGAGGCGGAGGGCGCGGGCTTCGACCTCGCCCCCTATCGCGATGCGCCGCCGGGCTTCCGCCTCTGGGGCGGGGCAACGGTGGACACGGCCGATGTCGAGGCGCTGCTGCCCTGGCTGGATTGGGCAGTGGCCCAGGTCGAGGCACAACAGGCGCGCCGCGCGGCCTGA
- a CDS encoding AI-2E family transporter yields the protein MTHHARLTLLLLLGAILAALILAPSVPLTVLVAALIAVAIRALADPLHRRLRLPEVAAVLLVVLALLLLLGLGTRLASGPLAAQAEQLGKLLPSSLSELEERLQARGWGRWLLGNLDTDALRNLSFGQLLQGGGRAAGLTVAAVGGVFGGLGSTLFTVLLGIYFALHPETYLGGLLRLLAPELRPEAVRLLHEVGATLRGWLGGQLFSMAFIGSFVALGLWLLGVPLFGLLAALSALLGFIPIIGPIIAAVPAVLLAASQGLDVALWVVALYVALHVIEGDVLTPMIQSHVTALPPGLLLTAQLFMGAVFGLLGLAVAAPLAAILLVLGQQGYVRRWVEARGRLLPPEAGPGPLPPTS from the coding sequence ATGACGCATCACGCGCGGCTGACGCTGCTCCTCCTGCTCGGCGCCATCCTGGCCGCGCTCATCCTGGCCCCCAGCGTCCCGCTGACCGTCCTGGTCGCCGCGCTGATCGCCGTCGCCATCCGTGCTTTGGCCGACCCGCTGCACCGCCGGCTGCGCCTGCCGGAGGTCGCCGCCGTGCTGCTCGTGGTGCTGGCGCTGCTGCTGCTGCTGGGGCTGGGCACCCGCCTGGCCAGCGGTCCGCTGGCGGCCCAGGCCGAGCAGCTCGGGAAGCTCCTGCCCAGCTCACTGTCAGAGCTGGAGGAACGGCTGCAGGCCCGGGGCTGGGGCCGTTGGCTGCTGGGCAACCTCGACACGGATGCCCTGCGCAACCTGTCCTTCGGCCAACTGCTGCAGGGCGGCGGCCGCGCGGCGGGGCTGACCGTCGCGGCGGTCGGCGGCGTCTTCGGCGGGCTGGGCAGCACGCTCTTCACCGTGCTGCTGGGCATCTACTTCGCGCTGCATCCGGAGACCTACCTCGGCGGCCTGCTGCGGCTGCTCGCTCCGGAACTGCGACCGGAGGCGGTGCGCCTGCTGCACGAGGTCGGCGCGACCCTGCGCGGCTGGCTCGGCGGGCAGCTGTTCTCGATGGCCTTCATCGGCAGCTTCGTGGCCCTGGGCCTCTGGCTGCTCGGCGTGCCGCTCTTCGGGCTGCTCGCGGCGCTCTCCGCGCTGCTGGGCTTCATCCCGATCATCGGCCCGATCATCGCGGCGGTGCCGGCGGTGCTGCTCGCGGCCTCGCAGGGGCTGGACGTCGCGCTCTGGGTCGTGGCGCTCTACGTCGCGCTGCACGTGATCGAGGGCGACGTGCTCACCCCCATGATCCAGTCCCACGTCACCGCCCTGCCGCCGGGGTTGCTGCTGACGGCGCAGCTCTTCATGGGGGCGGTGTTCGGCCTGCTCGGCCTGGCCGTGGCGGCGCCACTGGCGGCGATCCTGCTGGTGCTGGGACAGCAAGGCTATGTCCGCCGCTGGGTCGAGGCGCGCGGGCGCCTGCTCCCCCCCGAAGCCGGGCCGGGGCCCCTGCCCCCGACCTCTTGA
- a CDS encoding AI-2E family transporter yields the protein MSRHTLSLVVLLVVVALAVWFVPHALLIGFAGALIAVGLRALAAPLVLHTPLTGGWAVLVVAAAIAVLFSLGIWVAADPLTEQARQFAASLPETLRGLQQRLVDYPWAQAAFERLNPEQMLPSAGDAANMAASGLTGTFGVLGDLVLVLLLALYLASEPSQYRRGFTALLAPDLRPRAMYVLDMAGVTLRGWLVGALCAMAFTGTITWLGLWLLGVPLAPLLGAISALLGFIPYIGPVIAAVPAALVTLGHDPSLLPWALGVYFLGQTIEGNVLTPMVQRRTADLSPALLLMAQTVMGLLSGMLGIALAAPLAAVAVTVVKTAYVEGKLEAE from the coding sequence ATGAGCCGCCATACCCTCTCCCTGGTCGTCCTGCTCGTCGTCGTCGCGCTGGCGGTCTGGTTCGTGCCGCATGCGCTGCTGATCGGCTTCGCCGGCGCGCTGATCGCCGTGGGGCTGCGCGCCCTGGCCGCGCCGCTGGTGCTGCACACGCCGCTGACCGGCGGCTGGGCGGTGCTGGTGGTTGCGGCCGCCATCGCCGTGCTGTTCAGCCTGGGCATCTGGGTGGCGGCCGATCCGCTGACCGAGCAGGCGCGGCAATTCGCCGCCAGCCTGCCGGAGACGCTACGCGGCCTGCAGCAGCGCCTGGTCGACTACCCCTGGGCCCAGGCCGCCTTCGAGAGGCTGAACCCGGAGCAGATGCTGCCCAGCGCCGGCGACGCGGCGAACATGGCCGCGAGCGGGCTGACCGGCACCTTCGGCGTGCTGGGCGACCTGGTGCTGGTGCTGCTGCTGGCGCTCTACCTCGCCTCCGAGCCCTCGCAGTACCGGCGCGGCTTCACCGCCCTCCTCGCCCCGGACCTGCGCCCCCGCGCCATGTACGTGCTCGACATGGCGGGGGTGACACTGCGCGGCTGGCTGGTGGGGGCGCTCTGCGCCATGGCCTTCACCGGGACCATCACCTGGCTGGGCCTATGGCTGCTGGGCGTGCCGCTGGCGCCGCTGCTCGGGGCGATCTCGGCGCTGCTGGGCTTCATCCCCTATATCGGCCCGGTCATCGCCGCGGTCCCGGCGGCGCTGGTGACGCTGGGCCACGATCCCTCGCTGCTGCCCTGGGCGCTGGGGGTCTACTTCCTGGGCCAGACCATCGAGGGCAACGTGCTGACCCCGATGGTGCAGCGGCGCACCGCGGACCTCTCCCCGGCGCTGCTGCTGATGGCGCAGACGGTGATGGGGCTGCTGAGCGGGATGCTGGGCATCGCCCTCGCGGCGCCGCTCGCGGCGGTGGCCGTCACCGTGGTCAAGACCGCCTATGTGGAGGGCAAGCTCGAGGCGGAGTGA
- a CDS encoding DUF3750 domain-containing protein, whose amino-acid sequence MPYPLKLGLLLFVVLFLLPLGVSALRYQSSGVGAGWRTADRSSAGLLPPAASTPQAAVRVFSAQTVRWRGIFATHCWIVFKPAGARRYTRYDYTAWGDPIRMDGFEPDGRWFGHAPQVVLAVDGPAAEAMIPRMQAAIADYAWRNQGDYRAWPGPNSNTFVAAVLDAIPEAGAVLPPTAIGKDYPYDGRWLRPTPSGTGFRLTLGGYGGLTLAWVEGIELNILGGVAGLDLRRPAIKLPGLGRLGMAGPDGPSTPPAGPETPAEGVARTG is encoded by the coding sequence ATGCCCTATCCGCTCAAGCTCGGCCTGCTGCTCTTCGTGGTTCTCTTCCTGCTGCCCCTGGGCGTCTCGGCCCTGCGCTACCAGTCCAGCGGCGTCGGCGCCGGGTGGCGCACCGCCGACCGCTCCTCGGCCGGGCTGCTGCCGCCCGCGGCCTCGACGCCTCAGGCGGCGGTGCGGGTCTTCTCCGCGCAGACGGTGCGCTGGCGCGGCATCTTCGCCACCCATTGCTGGATCGTCTTCAAGCCGGCCGGCGCACGGCGCTACACGCGCTACGACTACACCGCCTGGGGCGACCCGATCCGGATGGACGGCTTCGAGCCGGACGGGCGCTGGTTCGGCCACGCGCCGCAGGTGGTGCTGGCCGTGGATGGCCCGGCCGCCGAGGCGATGATCCCCCGCATGCAGGCGGCCATTGCCGACTACGCCTGGAGGAACCAGGGCGACTACCGCGCCTGGCCCGGGCCGAACTCCAACACCTTCGTCGCCGCCGTGCTGGATGCGATCCCCGAGGCCGGCGCCGTCCTGCCGCCCACCGCCATCGGCAAGGACTACCCCTATGACGGGCGCTGGCTGCGCCCCACCCCGTCCGGGACGGGCTTCCGCCTTACCCTCGGCGGCTATGGCGGCCTCACCCTGGCCTGGGTGGAGGGGATCGAGCTGAACATCCTGGGCGGCGTCGCCGGGCTGGACCTGCGCCGCCCCGCCATCAAGCTGCCGGGGCTGGGGCGGCTTGGCATGGCCGGCCCGGATGGACCCAGCACCCCACCCGCCGGCCCGGAAACCCCGGCGGAAGGCGTGGCCCGGACGGGGTGA
- the thiD gene encoding bifunctional hydroxymethylpyrimidine kinase/phosphomethylpyrimidine kinase, which yields MKGRVLIVAGSDSGGGAGIQADIKAVTALGAYAATAITALTAQDTRGVHGVHPVPLDFLRQQMRLVLEDIGADALKTGMLADAGTIEAVAEVLGTHARGIPLVADPVMVAKGGHKLLAEEAVETLKRALLPFAAVITPNLPEAEVLSGMEIRDLDDMHRAAEALLTLGVPAVLLKGGHMPGVVVHDLLATPDGTEVFHSPHIDTRHTHGTGCTLASALAAGLAQGLPLRDAVLRARAYVRAAILAAPGYGHGHGPLDHGVTIDPARLAALR from the coding sequence GTGAAGGGCCGCGTCCTGATCGTTGCCGGCTCGGATTCCGGCGGCGGGGCCGGGATCCAGGCGGACATCAAGGCCGTCACCGCGCTCGGCGCCTACGCGGCCACGGCCATCACCGCCTTGACCGCGCAGGACACGCGGGGGGTGCATGGCGTGCACCCCGTGCCGCTGGACTTCCTCCGGCAGCAGATGCGGCTGGTGCTGGAGGATATCGGCGCCGACGCGCTGAAGACGGGCATGCTGGCCGATGCCGGCACCATCGAGGCGGTGGCGGAGGTGCTGGGCACCCATGCGCGCGGCATCCCGCTGGTGGCCGACCCGGTGATGGTGGCCAAGGGGGGCCACAAGCTGCTGGCGGAGGAGGCGGTGGAGACACTCAAGCGCGCCCTGCTGCCCTTCGCCGCGGTGATCACGCCCAACCTGCCGGAGGCCGAGGTGCTGTCCGGCATGGAGATCCGCGACCTGGACGACATGCACCGCGCGGCGGAGGCGCTGTTGACGCTGGGCGTGCCGGCGGTGCTGCTGAAGGGCGGCCACATGCCCGGCGTGGTGGTGCATGACCTTCTCGCCACGCCCGACGGCACGGAGGTCTTCCACAGCCCGCACATCGACACGCGCCACACCCACGGCACGGGTTGCACCCTGGCCAGCGCCCTCGCCGCCGGGCTGGCGCAGGGCCTGCCGCTGCGCGACGCCGTGCTCCGCGCCCGCGCCTATGTCCGGGCCGCGATCCTCGCCGCGCCCGGCTACGGCCATGGCCACGGGCCGCTGGATCACGGCGTGACGATCGATCCGGCGCGCCTGGCCGCGCTGCGCTGA
- the glmM gene encoding phosphoglucosamine mutase, protein MSHVAATPARRLFGTDGIRGVANRSPMDAGTALRLGQAAGGYFNRGTHRHRVVIGKDTRLSGYMLEPALTAGFIGAGMDVVLVGPLPTPAIAMLTRSLRADLGVMISASHNPFEDNGIKLFGPDGLKLSDQQEAEIEALMAGDPGAGLAAPKKLGRASRLDDAPGRYIEAAKQTFPKGSTLAGLRIVVDCANGAAYRVAPTVLWELGAEVVSLGVAPDGFNINKDCGSTAPSRMAELVRERRADLGIALDGDADRLVLCDEQGAIIDGDQILALVAETWAAQGRLRGGAVVATVMSNLGLERRLKAKGLELLRTKVGDRYVGERMRETGCNLGGEQSGHVILSDHGTTGDGLVAALQVLAALVEEGRPASEVCRRFEPLPQKLVNLRHAGGDPLGDEAVRAAIAEAEARLGRRGRVLIRPSGTEPVIRVMAEAEEESLVEETVAGLVEAIRAAVAPKRELAGAGA, encoded by the coding sequence ATGTCCCATGTCGCCGCGACCCCTGCCCGCCGCCTGTTCGGAACCGACGGCATCCGCGGCGTGGCGAACCGCAGCCCGATGGATGCGGGGACGGCGCTGCGCCTCGGCCAGGCCGCCGGGGGCTACTTCAACCGCGGCACCCACCGCCACCGGGTGGTGATCGGCAAGGACACGCGCCTGTCCGGCTACATGCTGGAGCCGGCGCTGACCGCGGGCTTCATCGGGGCGGGGATGGATGTGGTGCTGGTCGGCCCGCTGCCGACACCGGCCATCGCCATGCTGACGCGCTCGCTGCGCGCCGATCTAGGCGTGATGATCAGCGCCTCGCACAATCCCTTCGAGGACAACGGCATCAAGCTGTTCGGCCCGGACGGGCTGAAGCTCTCCGACCAGCAGGAGGCGGAGATCGAGGCGTTGATGGCGGGCGACCCCGGCGCCGGCCTCGCCGCACCGAAGAAGCTCGGCCGCGCCAGCCGGCTGGACGACGCCCCCGGCCGCTACATCGAGGCGGCCAAGCAGACCTTCCCCAAGGGCTCCACCCTGGCCGGGCTGCGCATCGTCGTCGACTGCGCCAACGGCGCCGCCTACCGCGTCGCGCCCACGGTGCTGTGGGAGCTGGGGGCGGAGGTGGTCTCGCTCGGCGTCGCGCCGGACGGGTTCAACATCAACAAGGATTGCGGCTCGACCGCGCCCTCCCGCATGGCGGAGCTGGTGCGCGAGCGGCGCGCCGACCTGGGCATCGCGCTCGATGGCGATGCGGACCGGCTGGTCCTGTGCGACGAGCAGGGGGCGATCATCGACGGCGACCAGATCCTCGCCCTGGTCGCCGAGACCTGGGCCGCGCAGGGACGGCTGCGCGGCGGGGCGGTGGTGGCGACGGTGATGTCGAACCTGGGGCTGGAGCGCCGGCTGAAGGCGAAGGGGCTGGAGCTGCTGCGGACCAAGGTGGGCGACCGCTACGTCGGCGAGCGGATGCGGGAGACGGGCTGCAACCTGGGCGGCGAGCAGTCGGGCCACGTCATCCTCTCCGACCACGGCACCACCGGCGACGGGCTGGTGGCCGCCCTGCAGGTGCTGGCGGCGCTGGTCGAGGAGGGGCGGCCCGCCAGCGAGGTCTGCCGCCGCTTCGAGCCGCTGCCGCAGAAGCTGGTGAACCTGCGCCATGCCGGCGGCGACCCCCTGGGCGACGAGGCGGTGCGCGCCGCCATCGCCGAGGCCGAGGCGAGGCTGGGCCGCCGCGGCCGCGTGCTGATCCGTCCCAGCGGCACCGAACCGGTGATCCGGGTCATGGCCGAGGCGGAGGAGGAATCCCTGGTGGAGGAGACGGTGGCGGGGCTGGTGGAGGCCATCCGCGCCGCCGTCGCGCCGAAGCGCGAACTGGCCGGAGCCGGGGCGTGA
- the folP gene encoding dihydropteroate synthase — MAERWLEPLALLHGHGAALAVAAGAAVPLGGEGAAFTLARLVEEGRTIAVLPPDRLPPGWDGALAALARPLPSFAGIVPRAPGMPLVMGILNATPDSFSDGGRHLRAEAAVAAGHAMLEAGADILDVGGESTRPGAAPVTPEEEAARILPVVRALAPHAPVSIDTRHAAVMRAALEAGAAIVNDVTALRHDPAALPLVAQARCPVVLMHMPGTDPRTMQAQARYGDVALEVARHLAGRLEDCAAAGIPRERIALDPGIGFGKTLEHNLELIDRLPLLAGLGCPVLVGASRKRFVGTLSGVAEAGRRGPGSIGVALAAAARGAAILRVHDVAETVQALRVWHAADRGAA; from the coding sequence ATGGCGGAACGCTGGCTGGAGCCGCTGGCGCTGCTGCACGGTCATGGCGCGGCGCTCGCCGTGGCGGCAGGGGCGGCAGTGCCGCTGGGCGGGGAGGGCGCGGCCTTCACCCTCGCCCGGCTGGTCGAGGAGGGCCGCACCATCGCCGTGCTGCCCCCCGACCGGCTGCCGCCCGGCTGGGATGGCGCCCTGGCGGCGCTGGCCCGGCCGCTGCCGTCCTTCGCCGGGATCGTCCCCCGTGCACCCGGGATGCCGCTGGTCATGGGCATCCTGAACGCCACGCCGGACAGCTTCTCCGATGGCGGCCGCCATCTGCGGGCCGAGGCCGCGGTCGCCGCCGGCCATGCCATGCTGGAGGCGGGCGCGGACATCCTGGACGTGGGCGGGGAGAGCACCCGCCCCGGCGCCGCCCCGGTCACGCCGGAGGAGGAGGCCGCGCGCATCCTGCCGGTGGTCCGCGCCCTGGCGCCGCACGCCCCGGTCAGCATCGACACCCGCCATGCGGCGGTGATGCGGGCGGCGCTGGAGGCGGGGGCGGCCATCGTCAACGACGTCACGGCCCTGCGCCACGACCCGGCGGCGCTGCCGCTGGTGGCGCAGGCACGGTGCCCGGTGGTGCTGATGCACATGCCCGGCACGGACCCGCGCACCATGCAGGCGCAGGCCCGCTACGGCGACGTGGCGCTGGAGGTGGCGCGGCACCTGGCCGGACGCCTGGAGGATTGCGCAGCCGCCGGCATCCCGCGGGAGCGCATCGCCCTCGATCCCGGCATCGGCTTCGGCAAGACGCTGGAGCACAACCTGGAGCTGATCGACCGCCTGCCGCTGCTGGCCGGGCTGGGCTGCCCGGTGCTGGTCGGCGCCTCGCGCAAGCGCTTCGTCGGCACCCTGTCCGGCGTGGCGGAGGCGGGACGGCGCGGGCCCGGCAGCATCGGCGTGGCGCTGGCCGCCGCTGCCCGCGGCGCCGCGATCCTGCGCGTGCACGACGTGGCGGAGACGGTGCAGGCGCTGCGCGTCTGGCACGCGGCCGACCGGGGCGCGGCCTGA
- the ftsH gene encoding ATP-dependent zinc metalloprotease FtsH has translation MNNFGRNLALWVIVALLLVALFNLFQPSTGSQARGQQVAYSDFLNEVQAGHVRDVRIQGRIVSGQLSDGRTFQTYTPEDPQLVQRLTEKGVRVEARPEESDINPLFHYLLSWFPMLLLIGVWVFFMRQMQGGGGRAMGFGKSRAKLLTEKQGRVTFDDVAGIEEAKGELEEIVEFLRDPQKFQRLGGKIPKGVLLVGPPGTGKTLLARSVAGEANVPFFTISGSDFVEMFVGVGASRVRDMFEQGKKNAPCIIFIDEIDAVGRHRGAGLGGGNDEREQTLNQMLVEMDGFESNEGVILIAATNRPDVLDPALLRPGRFDRQVVVPNPDVNGREKILRVHMRKVPLASDVDPKVIARGTPGFSGADLANLVNEAALLAARTGRRTVGMLEFEQAKDKVLMGAERRSLVMSEAEKRMTAYHEAGHALVALNEEECDPVHKATIIPRGRALGLVMSLPEGDRYSKHKSKLKAELAMAMGGRVAEEIIFGADKVSNGASGDIKMATDQARRMVTEWGMSDKLGMIAYGSNDQEVFLGHSVTQSKNLSEATAQAIDNEIRSIIDSAYARATHILTENIEGLHALAKGLLEYETLSGDEIRQVLRGETVVRDRPDEPVNQGRGSVPTSGRPNPRPSPGGLNPAPSGA, from the coding sequence GTGAACAATTTCGGCCGGAACCTCGCGCTCTGGGTCATCGTGGCGCTGCTGCTGGTGGCGCTGTTCAACCTGTTCCAGCCTTCCACCGGCAGCCAGGCGCGTGGTCAGCAGGTCGCCTATTCCGACTTCCTGAACGAGGTCCAGGCCGGCCATGTGCGGGACGTGCGCATCCAGGGACGGATCGTCTCCGGCCAGCTCTCGGACGGGCGGACCTTCCAGACCTACACCCCCGAGGATCCGCAGCTGGTCCAGCGCCTGACCGAGAAGGGCGTGCGGGTGGAGGCGCGGCCGGAGGAGAGCGACATCAACCCGCTCTTCCACTACCTGCTGTCCTGGTTCCCGATGCTGCTGCTGATCGGCGTCTGGGTCTTCTTCATGCGCCAGATGCAGGGCGGCGGCGGCCGGGCCATGGGCTTCGGCAAGTCCCGCGCCAAGCTGCTGACCGAGAAGCAGGGCCGCGTCACCTTCGACGACGTCGCCGGCATCGAGGAGGCCAAGGGTGAGCTGGAGGAGATCGTGGAGTTCCTCCGCGACCCGCAGAAGTTCCAGCGCCTGGGCGGCAAGATCCCCAAGGGCGTGCTGCTGGTCGGGCCCCCGGGCACCGGCAAGACGCTGCTCGCCCGGTCGGTGGCCGGCGAGGCCAACGTGCCCTTCTTCACCATCTCCGGCTCCGACTTCGTCGAGATGTTCGTGGGCGTGGGCGCCTCGCGCGTGCGCGACATGTTCGAGCAGGGCAAGAAGAACGCCCCCTGCATCATCTTCATCGACGAGATCGACGCGGTGGGCCGCCACCGCGGCGCCGGGCTGGGCGGCGGCAATGACGAGCGCGAGCAGACGCTGAACCAGATGCTCGTCGAGATGGACGGCTTCGAGAGCAACGAGGGCGTCATCCTGATCGCCGCCACCAACCGCCCGGACGTGCTGGACCCGGCGCTGCTGCGCCCCGGCCGCTTCGACCGGCAGGTGGTGGTGCCGAACCCGGACGTGAACGGGCGCGAGAAGATCCTGCGCGTGCACATGCGCAAGGTGCCGCTGGCCTCCGACGTCGATCCGAAGGTAATCGCGCGCGGGACCCCGGGCTTCTCGGGTGCCGACCTCGCCAACCTCGTGAACGAGGCGGCGCTGCTGGCCGCCCGCACCGGCCGCCGCACCGTGGGCATGCTGGAGTTCGAGCAGGCCAAGGACAAGGTGCTGATGGGCGCCGAGCGCCGCAGTCTGGTGATGAGCGAGGCGGAGAAGCGCATGACCGCCTATCACGAGGCGGGCCATGCCCTGGTCGCGCTGAACGAGGAGGAGTGCGACCCCGTCCACAAGGCGACCATCATCCCGCGCGGCCGCGCGCTCGGGCTGGTGATGTCCCTGCCGGAGGGCGACCGCTACTCCAAGCACAAGTCCAAGCTGAAGGCCGAGCTGGCCATGGCCATGGGCGGGCGCGTCGCGGAGGAGATCATCTTCGGCGCGGACAAGGTGTCCAACGGCGCCTCGGGCGACATCAAGATGGCGACCGACCAGGCGCGCCGGATGGTCACCGAATGGGGCATGTCGGACAAGCTGGGCATGATCGCCTATGGCTCGAACGACCAGGAGGTCTTCCTGGGCCACAGCGTCACCCAGTCCAAGAACCTGTCCGAGGCGACGGCCCAGGCGATCGACAACGAGATCCGCTCGATCATCGATTCCGCCTATGCCCGCGCCACGCACATCCTGACCGAGAACATCGAGGGGCTGCATGCCCTGGCGAAGGGGCTGCTGGAATACGAGACCCTCTCGGGCGACGAGATCCGGCAGGTCCTGCGCGGCGAGACCGTGGTGCGCGACCGCCCCGACGAGCCGGTGAACCAGGGCCGCGGTTCCGTCCCGACCTCCGGCCGGCCCAATCCCCGGCCCAGCCCGGGTGGGCTGAACCCGGCGCCCTCCGGCGCCTGA
- the tilS gene encoding tRNA lysidine(34) synthetase TilS — protein MAPLGPFGPSPRLAVGVSGGPHSLALLLLAARWATARGGAATALVADHGLRPGSDAEAAGVAAMLRARGMPVLSLALGLPGGGALHERAREARLAALADAAGRLGAPWLLLGHHRADQAETLLFRLLRGSGEAGLAAMAPARPAGPVLLLRPLLGMPPARLETVVAEAGLVPLRDPSNDAPRFARARLRAALADPDGTGPGMAALAEAAAAFARRRGREEAAVAERLAGCAVFRPEGWVRLDPAALGRDAVARAALSRLLRAVSGARHPPPRAGVAHLLERGGGTLAGALWRGRVLGREPAACAPAVPARAEAVWDGRWRVPPALAAALPPGATIGALGEGRVGEPSGLPALVRRGLPALRVAERLRPWPQPGPEFAPLGGAVA, from the coding sequence ATGGCGCCGCTCGGCCCCTTCGGCCCGTCCCCTCGCCTCGCGGTGGGGGTGTCGGGCGGACCCCATAGCCTGGCCCTGCTGCTGCTCGCCGCCCGCTGGGCGACGGCCCGTGGCGGCGCGGCCACCGCGCTGGTCGCGGATCACGGGCTGCGGCCCGGCAGCGATGCCGAGGCGGCCGGGGTGGCGGCGATGCTGCGGGCCCGCGGGATGCCGGTGCTGTCCCTCGCCCTTGGCCTGCCCGGCGGCGGCGCCCTGCATGAACGCGCCAGGGAGGCCCGCTTGGCCGCCCTGGCCGACGCCGCAGGCCGGCTGGGGGCGCCCTGGCTGTTGCTGGGCCACCATCGCGCCGACCAGGCGGAGACGCTGCTGTTCCGCCTGCTGCGCGGGTCCGGCGAGGCCGGGCTCGCCGCGATGGCGCCCGCCCGCCCGGCCGGGCCGGTGCTGCTGCTGCGGCCCCTGCTGGGAATGCCGCCCGCCCGGCTGGAGACGGTGGTGGCGGAAGCGGGTCTGGTCCCCCTCCGCGATCCTTCCAACGATGCCCCGCGCTTCGCCCGTGCCCGGCTGCGCGCCGCCCTGGCCGACCCGGACGGCACCGGCCCGGGCATGGCCGCCCTGGCCGAGGCCGCCGCCGCCTTCGCCCGCCGCCGCGGGCGGGAGGAGGCGGCCGTGGCGGAGCGGCTGGCCGGCTGCGCCGTCTTCCGTCCCGAGGGCTGGGTGCGGCTGGACCCGGCGGCGCTGGGGCGGGACGCCGTGGCGCGGGCGGCGCTGTCGCGCCTGCTGCGTGCCGTTTCCGGCGCCCGGCACCCGCCGCCGCGGGCGGGGGTGGCGCACCTGCTGGAGCGGGGCGGCGGCACCCTGGCCGGAGCGTTGTGGCGGGGCCGGGTGCTGGGCCGGGAACCGGCGGCCTGTGCCCCGGCGGTGCCGGCGCGGGCGGAGGCGGTCTGGGACGGGCGCTGGCGCGTCCCGCCCGCCCTGGCCGCCGCCCTCCCGCCCGGCGCGACGATCGGCGCGCTCGGGGAGGGCCGGGTGGGGGAACCCTCCGGCCTGCCCGCCCTCGTGCGGCGGGGGCTGCCGGCGCTGCGGGTCGCGGAGCGCCTGCGCCCCTGGCCGCAGCCCGGCCCCGAATTCGCCCCTCTCGGGGGCGCCGTGGCCTAG